Genomic segment of Methanolobus mangrovi:
TCAGTTTTGATGATTCAGAAATGATGGTAATTGGAAGAGGAAAAGAATCAAAAATTCAGAAAGAACCTCTTTTGAAGGAATATTTTGAAATTTTTGATGCTGTTATTTCAAGAGGTGCAGGTCGCTTATTAATCATAGGGTACGGTTTTGGTGATGCACATATCAATGAAATAATATCTAAAGCTGTGGACGAACATGGATTGAAAATATACATACTTTCTCCAGAAAAACCAGAAGCTCTTAGAAAGATGCTATGTGAAAATGATGATACTAAAAATATCTGGGAAGCAATTTCAGGTCACTTTCAATTCGTGGGAGAGGTTCTAATAAAAAATGATTATTTCAAGGAAACCACAAAAAATCATTTTCATGATACCTTTTTTGGTGAACGTTTCTGATAATGATTTCAAATGTCCTGGTCAAAACAGCTTTGTGTAAATGTCAATTTCATCTAATACAAGAAATCTACATGGAAAGTTTGGGGATGTGGGATAGCTGAAAGAGAGTAAGTACTACTGTTTTAACACAACTACTCTCTTTTTTGTGAGAATGCTCTGAGACTACCTATTAGAGAATCTACTTGGTCTGAGTTGATGTAAAGAATCTGTGTAGTAGAGTTTCCTTGTGTTTTGATTCTTATATCACCTGTTCTCATCTCATCTACGAACATACGGATTACATCTGCCATTTGTATTACTTCCTTTAATGCTTATTTTGTCAAGTAATTTATTTGAGGGACGTTTTTCTAAATATCAAATTTAAGATTACCAAGCATAATAAACGTTTTAGAATCATAAGTCATATTTACAAAATTATATTTTAGGTTTCTTTGAGAATCATCGATTTCATATAAGAAGAGCCAAGTATCTTCTTTTTTAAAAATTGGAGGAGATGTGTCATAATAAGTAAATTTAAAGCTAGCATTATTTGGTAAATTGGTTTTATTTGCTATTACATCAACTCTCCAAACCTCTTCATCGTCATCATCGGCGTCAATATTAGATTTAATTGACGAATCATGGCTATATTCAGGATGTAGAGCCGAATCTATTTTTACTAAAAACTCTTCTGAAGAGGCTTGAAGGATATAAGATCCTGAATCATCACCATAATTGTGTACTTTAAAATTAAAACTATTTTTAGAATATTGGTTAATTTCATTTGGAGGGGTAAATGTAAAATGTTCTAGATCTGAAGAAGATGAGGAAACAGTAAACATTAAGCCTCCAATTGCTACCAATAAAGTTAGTATGGCTATATCTCTATCTTTTAGAGGCATAAGTACAATAATATATTCTTTGCTAATAAATTTTTTTAATTGATACTGATAAAAACCAATCTAATTTTAAGACATGTATTACAAAAAAAGCCACTGATTGAATTTAAGTGTGAAGTTCGGTTTTTTGGAGATAACTATATCCCATAATATAATTGCTAGGTGTACTATTTGAACCTAGCAACTGAAGTTGATGCTCGTCAAGATAGAAGGAAATACAAATTCAAGGTTACTTTCCTGAATCAAAAAGTGGCATGGTGGTTGATCAAATAATTGGTGATTTTTTTGACATTAATGCATGCTACATTCGTTACTACTTTACCCACACTATATAAATTTTTTGAAATAATATAGGTATAATAGCAGTTTTAAGAAATTTAAAGTCATAATTTTGTAACTAATTTGGCAGTACCTTCGTCTTGGGCACCCTATTAGTCTTTCAGCCATATTCTCCTTAAATTCCCAAATCAAAACCATTAAATACCTCGTCAATGTACTCTTTTATACACTATTGATTTCACTTTTTTATAGAGGTATAACTATGGATCATACAAAGATACTACTTGATGAAAATGAAATGCCAAAACAGTGGTATAACATACTTGCTGACCTTCCGGTGGAGCCACCACTGAATCCGGCAACCAATGAGCCAATGAATCCAGCAGATCTTGAGCCTATATTTGCAAAGGAGCTTATCAATCAGGAAATCAGTTCTAAGAAATACATTGACATTCCTGAAGAGATCAGGGAAATATACACACTATGGAGACCATCACCTTTGCACAGGGCACACAGGCTTGAGAAGGTACTGGGAACGCCTGCAAAGATATACTACAAAAATGAAAGTGTCAGTCCTGCAGGAAGCCACAAGCCAAACACTGCAATTGCACAGGCATACTACAACATGAAGGAAGGTACCGAAAGGATCACAACCGAAACAGGTGCAGGCCAGTGGGGCAGTGCACTATCACTTTGCTGTAACTATTTTGACATTGAGTGTAAGGTCTACATGGTAAGCTCAAGCTTTTACCAGAAGCCATACCGTAAGTCACTTATCAACCTCTGGGGAGCAAAAGTAGTTCCTTCTCCAAGCCCTGATACACAATTCGGAAGAAAGATCCGTGAGATGTATCCTGACACAACAGGAAGTCTTGGAATTGCCATAAGTGAAGCAATTGAAGATGCTGCCCTTAACGATAATACAAAATATGCACTTGGCAGTGTCCTTAACCACACCAGTCTCCACCAGACCGTAGTAGGTCTTGAAACACAGGCACAGTTCGACAAGACAGAGGACTACCCGGACATCGTCATCGGATGCTGTGGCGGTGGAAGTAACCTTGCAGGTGTAAGTCTGCCTTACATCAGGGACAACCTTGCCGGCAAGACCAATACAAGGTTCATAGCTGTCGAACCTTCTGCATGTCCAACTCTTACAGCAGGTGAATTCAAGTATGACTTCGGTGACATGGCACAGATGACTCCTCTGCTTAAGATGTATACACTCGGTTCAGAGTTCATACCACCTGCAATCCACGCAGGCGGTCTCAGGTACCACGGAGCATCACCAATTATCAGTAAGCTTGTTGCAGATGGTATCATGGAAGCAACATCATACCACCAGGTAGAGGTGTTTGACGCAGCAGTAACATTCGCACGCAGTGAAGGCATCGCTCCTGCTCCGGAATCAGCACATGCTATCAAATGCGCAATCGATGAAGCACTCAAATGCAAGCAGACCGGTGAAGAGAAGACAATCCTGTTCAACCTTAGTGGTCACGGTCACTTTGACATGGGTTCCTATGACAAGTACTTCAGTGGAGAGCTGAGCAACGAATAAATTTAGTTATTTATTAAAACAGGGTTAAGTGGCATGCAAGGCATGCCACATACTTTTTCTTTTAATTCTTTCAGTTATCTAACGTTTTGCCAATTGATCAGTTAGATTCCATATCCTTTTTGTAAACAATAGTGCGGTATGGGAATGGTATTTCGATACCTTCTGCATCGAATCTCTTTTTGACCGCCTCTCTGATATCACAACCGATATCATATGCAATATCCCTGTCTTCAACCCAGATAAGAAGCCTTAAGATCACAGCAAAATCTCCCAGTTCCCTGACACGAACACTCGTTACTTCTTCTTTTTTAATATCAGGGTGATAATTCTTAAGCTGGCTGAAAGTCATTACTCCATTCTGTTTTCTGGCTTCACATATCATGATATGTCTTGCTTTGTCAATATCAGAATCATAACTGATCCCGATATCAATCGGCCAATTCACAGTCGGGTCCTCAATGGACCAGTTGATTATCGATTCCTCACTTATCACACTGTTTGGAATGATGAGTCTCCTGTTATCCCATGTCCTGACAACGGTATGCCTGAGTGTGATATCTGTAATTCTTCCATACTCGTCCCTGATGGTTACAAGGTCTCCAACTCTGAAAGGCCTGAATGCTGCAAGTGAGATGCCGGATATGATATTTGAGAGTGTACTCTGGGCTGCAAGACCAAGCACAATACCGGCAAAACCTGCACTGGCAAAGAGGGTTATGGACAGTGCTTCAAGTGATGGTATCAGGTTTACGACAACAAGGATGCCAAAAATATAGATAGAAGCAACCGCCGTATGCCTCACAACTCTATAACTTGTCTGGTCGACATTCATTTTTTTGCTTACAATTTTGAACTGCCTGGAAAGGATATGGTCAACAGACCGTGCAAAAAAGACAGTCAGCAGTATTGTAAGTATTATGAGGCTTACATTCACAAGCTCCCAGGTAATCCATGCTGGTATAGTTATCAGGTCTGCCATATTAACTCTTAAACATATTAGCAATTGAATGAATATGAGTTTATTGCAGCTAGCTGAAAACTCAGTATCAGTTTTTTCAAGTTTCAAAAGCTTTATTTCACATTGCTTCAGAATATAAAGTGGAGTGAACAAATCTTTCAGGTAGGGTGTGTATGTAGGGTAAGAACTCAGGAGCAATAGCCATAGATAAGTGAAAGCATTCCGTTCTTTTTATTTTTTTGATTTATTCTGTTACGCCTCTGCCAGGTATACTTGTGCACTTTCAAGTGAGTAAGGGGTTAATATGAAAGAAATATATGACAAAATGGCAATAGAAGCCATGAATGCACAGAAAGCTGTTGTAAGTACCATTAACAAGAAACGTGGTACCGCCTTTAAAGTAGAGGATGCAAAGCCATACGTGGATGCAGTCAATAAAATGCAGCCCAAAGGCGATCAGTGCAAAGAAGTATTTGATCTGCATGTAAATTCGGTGAATACGCATTTTGAGACACTTTCCGGCTTAACTGACAGTGTAAAACCGGAAGATGACCCATATGTCGAGCATTATCAGACACCTCCTATACTGGATATATTGTACGAGGAAGATCATGCTTTCAGGGATTCAGTGGAAAAATTCATTGACAGGATTGGCAGGTCAGAGGCTCTGATAGGTAAGGAATCAATTCGAAGATATGGGGGATTTTATGGTCCTACCTGTGTGGTCGACTTTGCCTTTGTTCCTGGCAGTACAAGCAATGTGGTCAACAGGATATTGCAGAAAACAGACATTCCAGTAGATCACAAACGTGCAATCCTCTCTTCCAAGTCATGGGGAATGAATACATCATACGGAATAGGTTCTAAGTTCCAGATGGCAATTGAGAACGGCAAGACTCCTGATGAAGCTGTTAAAGAAGAAATAGAGATGCTTCAGATGGTCTATGATGCACCTATGGCTGCGCAGGCCAAGCTTATGGACGAAGCTGGTCACACATCCTTTGATGTAAAGAAATACATGAACCAGTACAAGCAGAAAATGAAGCCAACTATCAAGGCTGCAATGGATGCTGATGTTTTCTACGGCAATATCGTCACAGTTCCTGCATATGGTGTGGGGGATGTTGCTCATCACATATCCCAGTCGATGTTCAACATGACAAAAGATGATGTTATCATGGCAGTCATCAATGCCGTAACAGACGTCATGGACGGGACCATGAAGAATGCCATGGGCAAGTTCAAGGATGAATATTCACCGCTTACCATTGCAACAGATGCAGCCGCAGCAGCAACTACAAAAATACTCTGGATGGATGGATTCACAACTATGATGGTCCTTGACCTGCTGGTCAAGAGATACCACAACCTTGTGCTCAACAACCCAACAAGAGGTGCCGCAGCTGAACTTCACAACGTTGACTTCATCGACCTCATCGAAAAGGGTGAACGTATCATTGACCACAAGCCAAGGGGTATGGGTGGCAGAGTCCAGGGCATACCTGTTGATCTGAGTCCAATTGAGAAGAACGAGGTTCTCAATAACCCGCAGCGTTACACATATCCTGCATGTGCCATCACTGTAAGGTTCTCCGCTCTCATGCGGCTGGCTGACTTCCCATGCCTGCTGACAAGTGAACCAGTCACCGCTACAATGCTGACCAATATTATAGCTCTGCATAAGACAGAACCACATTCACCGGCACGTACCTGTAAGTTCTGTGCAGCTAACTACTTCGATTACAAGTGCAAGTATTGTAACTGGACGGAGGCAGTTTGATCACAGATGTGCCTCAATGAGGCGCATTTTGTTTTCAGGCAGGTGATTTTATGTCAGAACCGGGTCTATTTAAAAGATCCATCGCCGAACTGATCGGGACGTATGTGCTGGTGTTTTTGGGAACAGGGTCTGTGGTAACAACAGTCCTGCTGATCCAGGGCACGAGTTCCATACCGGGCAACACTTTCAATGTAGGCATTGATATCGCAGCATGGTTTGCTATAGGCATAGCTTTTGGACTAGCGATAATTGCCATGATATATGCCTTCGGTCACATATCAGGAACACACATCAACCCAGCAGTGAGCATTGCATTATGGGCAACCGGACGGTTCCCTGCAAAGGATATGCTTGGATATATCATTGCCCAGTTGATAGGTGCAAGTCTTGCATCTTTCACTATTGTTGCGATACTTGGTTCAAGGGCTGTTGCTACAGGTCTTGGTGCAACGGGTATGTTTGATGGTGTGAGTTATGGTCAGGCTATACTTTGTGAAGCCGTTGCAACTTTTTTCCTTATGCTGACAATTATGGGATCAGCGGTGGATAAAAGAGCACCCTCAGGTTTTGCAGGATTAGCCATTGGTTTGGTGGTGGCTGCAGATATCATTGTGGTGGGAAACATAACTGGCTCATCGCTTAATCCGGCCCGTACTTTCGGACCGTATCTGGCGGAATTCGTAATGGGAGGTACGAATTTCTGGTGGCAGTTCCCTATATACATTGTAGGACCTATAGTTGGTGCTCTTGTTGCAGCTTTACTTTATGATTTTGTAGCAGGAACGAAGGAAGCCAGTTGAGAGCACCACATAATGCTTCTTCCTTTCTTTTTTTGTATTTATGGCATAGTGATCGACTTCCAGTTTTTACAGATAGGGCAATTTTAATTAGATATAACTCTCTCTTAAATCCCAGTTATCATGAAAATTGAATCTCTGGACCTACCAGATGAAGTTATCCGTTTCTACCTTGATTCAGGCATAAAAGAACTCTATCCGCCCCAGGCGCAGACAATTGAAAAGGGATTGCTGGAAGGTAATAATATGCTTGCTGCAATTCCAACGGCTTCCGGAAAGACGCTACTAGCTGAGCTTGCTATGTTAAAAGCAATCGCTAACGGTGGAAAAGCACTCTATATTGTTCCTCTGCGTGCCCTTGCAACTGAAAAATTTGAGCGGTTCAAGTCATTCTCCTCCATAGCAATAAAAAACGGTGGCTTGAAAGTTGGCATATCCACAGGTGATTTTGAATCGCGGGATGAGTGGCTTGGTTCCAATGATATTATTGTTGCAACATCCGAAAAGACCGATTCACTCCTGCGTAACGAGACTTCATGGATGCAGGAGATTACTACTATTGTTGTTGATGAGGTTCACCTCCTTGATTCAGTTAACAGGGGTCCAACACTGGAAGTTACCCTCACCAAACTTATGAAGCTCAATCCCGAATGCCAGATAATTGCTCTTTCGGCAACAGTGGGGAATGCTTATGAGGTTGCAGACTGGCTAAAGGCTAAACTTGTGCTCAGTGAATGGCGTCCGACCGACCTGCATGAAGGTGTTTACTATGGTGGCAACATCAATTTCAGGAGTTCACAAAAACGCATCGATGCTCCAACCCAGGATGATGCGATCAATATCCTTCTGGACACATTGGAAGATGGTGGCCAGTGTCTTGTTTTCGAAAGCAGTCGTAAGAACTGCGTTGCCTTTGCTAAAAGAGCAGGAAACAAGGTTTCAGAGTTGCTTGACAAGCCCACACGTAAGTCACTTAATGAGATTGTCGAGCAGATCGTTGAAAGTGGTGAAACTGAGGCAACCAACGTTCTTGCACAATGTGTAAGGAACGGAACAGCATTTCACCATGCTGGCCTGAACTCAGCACACCGAAGACTTGTCGAGGATGGTTTCAGGGACAACAAGATCAAGATGATATGCAGCACTCCGACCCTTGCGGCAGGTCTGAACCTTCCGGCAAGAAGGGTAATTATCAAAAGTTACAGACGTTATGATCCAAATTATGGGATGCAGCCAATACCTGTTCTGGACTACAAACAGATGGCAGGCAGGGCAGGCAGACCGCATCTTGATCCTTATGGGGAATCTGTCCTTATCGCCAAATCATATGACGAAATGGCAGGGCTTTTTGACAACTATATCGATGCAGATGCAGAGGATATCTGGTCCAAGCTTGGAACCGAAAATGCCCTGAGGACTCATATCCTTTCAACCATCGTGAATGGTTTTGCGACCACGAGGGATGGTCTGATGGAGTTTATT
This window contains:
- a CDS encoding MIP/aquaporin family protein; its protein translation is MSEPGLFKRSIAELIGTYVLVFLGTGSVVTTVLLIQGTSSIPGNTFNVGIDIAAWFAIGIAFGLAIIAMIYAFGHISGTHINPAVSIALWATGRFPAKDMLGYIIAQLIGASLASFTIVAILGSRAVATGLGATGMFDGVSYGQAILCEAVATFFLMLTIMGSAVDKRAPSGFAGLAIGLVVAADIIVVGNITGSSLNPARTFGPYLAEFVMGGTNFWWQFPIYIVGPIVGALVAALLYDFVAGTKEAS
- a CDS encoding TrpB-like pyridoxal phosphate-dependent enzyme, with amino-acid sequence MDHTKILLDENEMPKQWYNILADLPVEPPLNPATNEPMNPADLEPIFAKELINQEISSKKYIDIPEEIREIYTLWRPSPLHRAHRLEKVLGTPAKIYYKNESVSPAGSHKPNTAIAQAYYNMKEGTERITTETGAGQWGSALSLCCNYFDIECKVYMVSSSFYQKPYRKSLINLWGAKVVPSPSPDTQFGRKIREMYPDTTGSLGIAISEAIEDAALNDNTKYALGSVLNHTSLHQTVVGLETQAQFDKTEDYPDIVIGCCGGGSNLAGVSLPYIRDNLAGKTNTRFIAVEPSACPTLTAGEFKYDFGDMAQMTPLLKMYTLGSEFIPPAIHAGGLRYHGASPIISKLVADGIMEATSYHQVEVFDAAVTFARSEGIAPAPESAHAIKCAIDEALKCKQTGEEKTILFNLSGHGHFDMGSYDKYFSGELSNE
- a CDS encoding DUF2193 domain-containing protein, producing the protein MKEIYDKMAIEAMNAQKAVVSTINKKRGTAFKVEDAKPYVDAVNKMQPKGDQCKEVFDLHVNSVNTHFETLSGLTDSVKPEDDPYVEHYQTPPILDILYEEDHAFRDSVEKFIDRIGRSEALIGKESIRRYGGFYGPTCVVDFAFVPGSTSNVVNRILQKTDIPVDHKRAILSSKSWGMNTSYGIGSKFQMAIENGKTPDEAVKEEIEMLQMVYDAPMAAQAKLMDEAGHTSFDVKKYMNQYKQKMKPTIKAAMDADVFYGNIVTVPAYGVGDVAHHISQSMFNMTKDDVIMAVINAVTDVMDGTMKNAMGKFKDEYSPLTIATDAAAAATTKILWMDGFTTMMVLDLLVKRYHNLVLNNPTRGAAAELHNVDFIDLIEKGERIIDHKPRGMGGRVQGIPVDLSPIEKNEVLNNPQRYTYPACAITVRFSALMRLADFPCLLTSEPVTATMLTNIIALHKTEPHSPARTCKFCAANYFDYKCKYCNWTEAV
- a CDS encoding mechanosensitive ion channel family protein, translated to MADLITIPAWITWELVNVSLIILTILLTVFFARSVDHILSRQFKIVSKKMNVDQTSYRVVRHTAVASIYIFGILVVVNLIPSLEALSITLFASAGFAGIVLGLAAQSTLSNIISGISLAAFRPFRVGDLVTIRDEYGRITDITLRHTVVRTWDNRRLIIPNSVISEESIINWSIEDPTVNWPIDIGISYDSDIDKARHIMICEARKQNGVMTFSQLKNYHPDIKKEEVTSVRVRELGDFAVILRLLIWVEDRDIAYDIGCDIREAVKKRFDAEGIEIPFPYRTIVYKKDMESN
- a CDS encoding ATP-dependent DNA helicase; its protein translation is MKIESLDLPDEVIRFYLDSGIKELYPPQAQTIEKGLLEGNNMLAAIPTASGKTLLAELAMLKAIANGGKALYIVPLRALATEKFERFKSFSSIAIKNGGLKVGISTGDFESRDEWLGSNDIIVATSEKTDSLLRNETSWMQEITTIVVDEVHLLDSVNRGPTLEVTLTKLMKLNPECQIIALSATVGNAYEVADWLKAKLVLSEWRPTDLHEGVYYGGNINFRSSQKRIDAPTQDDAINILLDTLEDGGQCLVFESSRKNCVAFAKRAGNKVSELLDKPTRKSLNEIVEQIVESGETEATNVLAQCVRNGTAFHHAGLNSAHRRLVEDGFRDNKIKMICSTPTLAAGLNLPARRVIIKSYRRYDPNYGMQPIPVLDYKQMAGRAGRPHLDPYGESVLIAKSYDEMAGLFDNYIDADAEDIWSKLGTENALRTHILSTIVNGFATTRDGLMEFIEATFFAHQNDTWGIVEVVDECLEFLRDNKMLEGEKTLLPTALGRLVSTLYIDPLSGAYIVDGLKKADNITDLTLLHLICKTPDMRQLYMRSNDYEIINDFVMSHSDEFAEIPPRSREIDYEWFLGEVKTALLILDWINEKSLEQITKKFNVGEGDVHAFSDIAVWLMHSTSRLAGLISPELSNDAVSKAVVLEKRIHYGASPELIELVSIRGIGRVRARKLYDNGLKTVADIRNSNLDTVSTLIGQKTAAKLFSEVGIHLKLSSDDSGKVSSKAMSSLMENEQMTFSDFEK